A window from Salvelinus sp. IW2-2015 linkage group LG5, ASM291031v2, whole genome shotgun sequence encodes these proteins:
- the c6.2 gene encoding complement component C6, which yields MDRTNSLLVLLHVLGSVTVSLGCFCDHYAWSSWSTCTRTCNYGTQERRRSIQYDDYYWKNSCEQLCQKHESRACNVQACFIHCQLTDWANWSGCSPCAKKQLRTRSLLRPSQFGGVECDAVLTEDRACYPSTECKMETLNCKEFQCGNGRCISSKLTCNKQNDCGDNSDEKNCDEFKIVCPVEKRVVPGADLIGNGFDAMAEDMRGAVLDNMFMGDTCNLNKSRGSSYRLYYRVPANVESFEIKVEIPDDFKQEPQPVYSETVNLASPPVSTSSSTSSGDSSFIWVPIFFFGSRSHHQSNTGNFKQAISASKKTDSQFFRVHQVLPVSRFRVKDSDLYLTEPFLQFLTSLPLEYNYALYREIFKHFGTHYFASGTLGGHYDLLYQYSRLELKNSGLTEEHTKGCLKSESSMNIIIYSRSSNVVRCSDNTMTQKHEGSFVQSSEKSFSMVRGGRTGEAAALAWENKGAAPDSTTYKNWAKSLIDNPAVVDYELLPIINLVKGIPCAATKRRHLTRALVEYLEDFDSCKCAPCPNNARAILSGTDCQCICQTGTYGPNCEQRAQDYTSEAVDGYWSCWGTWSACDASLKRHRTRECNNPAPLRGGKPCQGPVRQEEGCFISIFQEQNVCVNDEDFATEGRAEGLPPGVEGCPRPKRPANSHLRKDKRYYEFGDMEEFLCFTGFEMEGYQFINCRPDGTWTPPTGMCIRKVCSPPAVPEGMTLYPSKKEYKVDHSVGLDCTEKGMVPSEQGFYTCAKSLTWEPPLPKDLHCKIDKPFVPDNQCGRGERHVGSKCICVARETCLPYKPEFCIFNAEVGSGVMMSYCGFHSGRCHGDQLFFMNVGPCDEDVVSLDWAKFRISMAAKSSVQEPCDSDTCYEWESCTESKQCLCKVPRDCPKEGEHMFCVKLLKTQSKRSVNLCFMAAIKCRKMEFEILNEGLCEEST from the exons ATGGACCGTACCAACAGTCTCCTGGTACTGCTGCATGTCCTGGGTTCAGTTACGGTCAGCCTGGGCTGCTTCTGTGACCACTACGCCTGGAGCTCATGGTCCACCTGCACCAGAACCTGCAACTACGGGACCCAGGAGCGCCGCAG GAGTATCCAATATGATGACTATTACTGGAAGAATAGTTGTGAGCAGCTGTGTCAGAAGCATGAGAGTCGGGCATGTAATGTCCAGGCCTGCTTCATCCACTGTCAACTCACTGATTGGGCCAACTGGTCCGGGTGCTCCCCGTGTGCCAAAAAACAG TTAAGGACTCGGTCACTGCTAAGGCCTTCCCAGTTTGGAGGCGTGGAGTGTGATGCTGTTCTGACAGAAGACAGAGCGTGTTACCCATCAACAGAGTGCAAGATGGAAACACTCAACTGCAAAGAGTTTCAGTGTGGCAATG GTCGCTGTATCAGCTCCAAACTAACATGCAATAAACAGAACGACTGTGGGGACAACTCAGATGAGAAGAACTGTGATGAATTCAAAATAGTGTGTCCTGTTGAGAAGAGAGTGGTCCCTGGAGCTGACCTCATAGGAAACGG GTTTGATGCCATGGCAGAGGATATGAGGGGGGCGGTACTGGATAACATGTTCATGGGGGACACCTGCAACTTGAACAAGAGCAGAGGCAGCAGCTACAGGCTGTACTACCGCGTCCCAGCCAATGTAGAAAGCTTTGAGATCAAG GTCGAGATCCCAGATGACTTTAAACAGGAACCCCAGCCAGTCTACAGTGAGACCGTCAACCTGGCCTCCCCACCAGTCTCTACCAGCAGTAGTACCTCCAGTGGTGACTCTAGTTTCATCTGGGTCCCGATCTTCTTCTTTGGTTCCAGAAGCCACCACCAATCCAACACAGGCAACTTCAAGCAGGCTATTTCAGCTTCAAAGAAGACG GACTCCCAGTTCTTCCGAGTGCACCAGGTGTTACCTGTATCCAGATTCAGGGTGAAGGATTCAGACCTGTACCTGACAGAGCCCTTCTTACAGTTTCTGACCAGCCTGCCTCTGGAGTACAACTACGCCCTCTACAGGGAGATCTTCAAGCACTTTGGGACCCACTACTTTGCCTCCGGGACCTTAGGGGGACACTATGATCTGCTTTACCAATACAGCAGACTGGAGCTTAAGAACAGTG GTTTAACAGAAGAGCATACCAAAGGATGCCTAAAGTCTGAGTCGAGCATGAATATAATAATATACTCGCGAAGTTCAAATGTTGTAAGATGCTCCGACAATACAATGACTCAAAAACATGAAG GCTCTTTCGTGCAGTCGTCAGAAAAGTCTTTCTCCATGGTGCGTGGAGGCAGGACCGGAGAGGCTGCAGCCCTGGCCTGGGAGAATAAAGGGGCTGCCCCTGACAGCACCACTTATAAGAACTGGGCCAAATCACTCATAGACAACCCTGCTGTTGTGGATTATGAG CTGTTGCCCATCATCAATCTGGTCAAGGGGATCCCATGTGCTGCCACAAAAAGAAGGCATCTGACCAGAGCTCTGGTGGAGTACCTGGAGGACTTTGACTCCTGCAAGTGTGCCCCCTGCCCTAACAATGCCCGTGCCATCCTCTCTGGCACAGACTGTCAGTGCATCTGCCAGACGGGTACCTACGGGCCCAACTGTGAGCAACGGGCGCAAGACTACACCTCAG aggcagtagatggtTACTGGAGCTGCTGGGGGACATGGAGTGCCTGTGATGCATCCCTGAAGAGACATCGTACCAGAGAGTGCAACAACCCCGCTCCCCTGAGGGGGGGCAAACCCTGCCAGGGACCGGTCAGACAGGAGGAGGGATGCTTCATCTCCATCTTCCAAGA GCAAAATGTATGTGTTAATGATGAGGACTTTGCCACAGAGGGGCGGGCGGAGGGCTTGCCTCCCGGCGTGGAGGGCTGTCCAAGACCCAAGCGTCCTGCCAACAGTCACCTCAGG AAAGATAAGCGTTACTATGAGTTTGGCGACATGGAGGAGTTCCTGTGCTTCACAGGGTTTGAAATGGAAGGTTACCAGTTCATCAACTGTCGCCCTGATGGGACCTGGACCCCGCCCACAGGGATGTGCATCA GGAAGGTGTGCTCCCCGCCTGCCGTGCCTGAGGGTATGACTCTGTACCCCTCCAAGAAGGAGTACAAGGTGGACCACTCCGTGGGACTTGACTGCACGGAGAAAGGAATGGTTCCGTCAGAACAGGGCTTCTACACCTGTGCCAAGAGTCTAACCTGGGAGCCTCCACTTCCTAAAGACCTGCACTGCAAAATAG ATAAGCCATTTGTTCCTGACAATCaatgtgggagaggagagaggcacgtTGGATCCAAATGTATCTGCGTGGCACGTGAGACATGCCT CCCATACAAACCTGAGTTCTGCATCTTCAATGCTGAAGTTGGCAGTGGTGTGATGATGTCTTACTGTGGTTTCCACTCGGGCCGTTGCCATGGTGACCAGCTCTTCTTCATGAATGTGGGCCCGTGTGACGAGGATGTGGTCAGCCTGGACTGGGCCAAGTTCAGGATCAGCATGGCTGCCAAGAGCTCAGTCCAGGAGCCCTGCGACTCTGACACCTGCTACGAGTGGGAGAGCTGCACCG AGTCCAAACAATGTCTGTGTAAAGTTCCCCGGGACTGTCCTAAGGAGGGAGAACACATGTTCTGTGTGAAGCTGCTGAAGACCCAGAGCAAGAGGAGTGTGAATCTGTGTTTCATGGCTGCCATCAAGTGTAGAAAGATGGAGTTTGAGATTCTCAACGAAGGCCTGTGTGAAGAGTCCACATAA